tcttgtctttgagatgaattacacttacctcagtttcttcatcagattatccaatggccataagtgcttgttcatccccATCATAATCATCTGAGCTTTCAtatgagctttctccccaagcagcgaccatagccttggttgatcctttgcttttcttgggttgaacttgttccttcttcctgttcGTTCGTTCAAttatttccttcttccattcaatttcccattgatGACAGTTCTTGATAtggtgatcagtctttccacacttgtagcatccatCACTGGTTTGCTTCTCAGGAACTTTTGACTTActatagcttccacttcttgaaggaccTTTTCCTTTCCTAaagtacttcttgaagtccttggtgatcatagccatttcatcatcttttagactagaaccttcagtgattttgAGTGCCAGActcctttccttcttaggtacatccattatcatggtttgtctcctaagttcataggcagtAAGATTTCCAATTAATTCATCTAGTGGGAGGGTGGGAATTTtatttgattcctgaatggcagtaattttgctctcccaagtaacaggcagaacccttgtcaatatcttctcgactctatcttcttcaggaataatccttccaagagactttagttcatttgtcaatgtagtgaaccttgtgtacatctcttgaatgatttctccttccttcatagtaaagttctcatattgagaatacagtagagttcctctggatctcttcacctgaggtgtttcttcatgagccacttgcagagtgtcccaaatttccttagcagtggtacaactttggatcctgctgtactcatctggaccaagtccacaaacaagctatttcttggctttagcattcttctcccatttcctcaagtcCTCAGCAGTGCAATCTGCTATTGTCTTTGGCACCTCTACTCCTTCaacatttatcttcatggtagccagtggaccatcggtgacaatgtcccataactcatagtcctctcctataatgtgatctctcatcctatttttccaccaagagtagtactggccattgaagagtggtggcctagtagTGGATTACCCTTCCTAGTTTCCAGGTAGTGCACTCGTCTTGAttttctcctaaggtgttagcctcttcaaggataacccgctctgataccaattgatttTTTTATACgtcaatgccacacaagagggggaGGGATAATTTGTGTGGTATCCAATTTTTacgtgcactgattatagaaggacctggtttttctaagtgttccttatactattgttgcggaaatagtaaatacggaaagtaaagaacacaagtatttttacgtggaaaacaccggctcaaaaggtgaaaaaaccacgacctactaatCAGTAAAAAttttcccaacacttcactaaatcactgagccaaaacagtatttacaaaactctttgtaaacctaaggattaactctaatcccgttgtggcaaccaacctctaactgttaCGACAACTTCAatttaactctaacttgaatactcatagtacctaatacaattgcttctagataaaacTGAAAGGTATAATTTGAAAACCACttactacaatgaaactagaataaaagacagacgcttggaactggttcttctatttgATTCATGTAACTTCAGGTTCACACAGGAATtacttgcaaaatgccttgctattttgctctcaactcatgTTTAACTTCAGCTTTTGTGCGTACCAgtagaatgagaacatcatgcaatatatagagttagtagattaagaaataactagagttccaaTGTTATACTCTTCCTtgatggaagagttctagttatcttcaacttttaactcctcccttatcttggataaatttctcttcgagtaaggagtcct
The DNA window shown above is from Nicotiana tomentosiformis chromosome 8, ASM39032v3, whole genome shotgun sequence and carries:
- the LOC138898204 gene encoding uncharacterized protein is translated as MDVPKKERSLALKITEGSSLKDDEMAMITKDFKKYFRKGKGPSRSGSYSKSKVPEKQTSDGCYKCGKTDHHIKNCHQWEIEWKKEIIERTNRKKEQVQPKKSKGSTKAMVAAWGESSYESSDDYDGDEQALMAIG